The Lycium ferocissimum isolate CSIRO_LF1 chromosome 1, AGI_CSIRO_Lferr_CH_V1, whole genome shotgun sequence genome includes a region encoding these proteins:
- the LOC132068043 gene encoding putative late blight resistance protein homolog R1B-16, protein MDRIKKIRTELKFLRSLICFVSDRCIGTHSQHTFFTHVLVVARQTAMLAWLLLPGHEQLVPGEMDDLPSDLEKRIHPIESCICNIYVGVLQDLNPVQSPWYPVIRIDYVVDCQVRFLETLLHHLEGIPTIAIKANLQEMLDILRANFIDLAVQEIGFPLQDIDSVIVDAGLLVYLLNDNEKDKEVMYLKDKVQRLILDIHGNIQSMQALIYIHTRKSFLLQCNLTSISRQCFTDFNLDNLKELLSHYSDSLAPFKNPLQTIQKETKYFQAVVEQKDGLQRIASEVIGLVYEVEYMFDSYMKKAVPDWCLFLWILHIAREIRLLMTEVEEVQEMDASDLVFYSTGDASGAHTYSKSASDASIHDEMVGFEDVMDEVRDKLTEGSSCLDVISIVGMPGIGKTTLANKSYFNQSVVSHFDIRAQCCVSQEYTRKDLLLAILGDIIGETDKLDREADDVLADQLRKHLLRTRYLIFIDDIWDTSAWDDLRLCFPNANNGSRIILMTRHYDVASYAKHVSDPLVLRFLSNDESWMLLQIKVFNRESFPLVLTDVGKRIAQKCGGLPLSIVLVAGILTRMEKKTHCWEQVATNLGTHIQAQAEDTISPSYQILPHHLKTCFLYFGVFSEDQEIQVSKLTWLWISEGFVKTHTEKLLEDIAKDYLENLVERNLVMVAKRSSDGKIKARRSHDLLLEFCREKAKLENFVERIKGDKSMDSSHIFPPQYKTPRRISLYSRCNSVGSWCFSYSHVKSFQFRESRKIAFSSIDHASYIFRRFKFLRVLDLEFTIIDSFPQELTFLRYLAARTAEQFILFPSNLLNLETLILQGIRGRVSLPNTIWTMVKLRHLHIYDQAFFTLGNGKELLESPSKMYDLQTLSSACFSCVDNADKILTKTPNLQKLRCEVLKFDGSFPAFNNLTKVEMLKISSGPTLTWINQLKFPSNLKKLTLSNFRIHLNAVSTPPKLEVLKLLGVTISSNTREVNDEQLLQLKFLKLENPSFSEWDVSDDAFPRLKHLVLKRCRHLKAVPSRFGDMPSLKSIEVKSCHEWLAESAMVIQRTQVEEMGYSDFQVLIHK, encoded by the exons ATGGATCGAATTAAAAAGATTCGAACGGAGTTGAAGTTCCTTAGAAGTTTAATCTGCTTTGTTTCCGACAGATGCATAGGAACTCATAGCCAACATACTTTTTTCACCCATGTTTTGGTTGTGGCCAGGCAAACAGCAATGCTTGCCTGGTTGCTTTTACCTGGCCATGAACAGTTGGTTCCAGGAGAAATGGATGATTTGCCTTCTGATCTTGAAAAAAGGATTCATCCCATTGAGTCATGCATCTGCAATATCTATGTCGGTGTCTTGCAAGATTTGAATCCAGTACAATCACCATGGTATCCTGTTATCCGAATTGATTATGTAGTTGATTGCCAGGTTAGATTTTTGGAGACGCTTCTGCACCATTTGGAAGGGATACCAACCATAGCGATAAAGGCAAACCTTCAGGAGATGCTCGATATCTTGAGAGCTAATTTCATTGATCTAGCCGTACAGGAAATTGGATTTCCTCTTCAAGATATCGACTCTGTGATTGTTGATGCAGGACTTCTGGTTTACTTGTTAAATGACAACGAAAAGGATAAGGAAGTCATGTATTTGAAAGATAAAGTTCAAAGACTAATTCTTGATATCCACGGCAACATTCAGAGTATGCAGGCACTGATTTACATCCACACTCGGAAGTCATTTCTCCTTCAGTGCAACTTAACCAGTATTAGTAGACAGTGCTTTACTGATTTCAATTTAGACAACTTGAAGGAGCTCCTAAGCCACTATTCAGATTCACTTGCTCCTTTCAAGAACCCACTGCAGACAATTCAGAAAGAAACCAAGTACTTCCAAGCTGTTGTAGAACAGAAAGATGGACTTCAACGTATTGCATCAGAGGTGATTGGTTTGGTTTATGAGGTAGAATATATGTTTGATTCTTATATGAAAAAGGCTGTTCCAGATTGGTGTCTTTTCCTGTGGATCTTGCACATTGCGAGGGAGATTAGATTACTTATGACAGAGGTAGAAGAGGTTCAAGAAATGGATGCGTCTGACTTAGTATTTTACAGCACCGGAGATGCTTCTGGTGCGCATACTTATTCGAAATCTGCTAGTGATGCAAGCATACATGATGAAATGGTGGGCTTCGAGGATGTGATGGATGAAGTAAGAGATAAGCTTACTGAAGGATCATCATGCCTTGATGTTATCTCAATCGTCGGCATGCCTGGAATAGGCAAGACAACTCTGGCAAACAAATCATACTTTAATCAGTCAGTTGTCTCTCATTTTGATATACGTGCCCAATGTTGTGTGTCTCAAGAATATACGCGGAAGGACTTATTATTAGCTATTTTAGGTGATATTATTGGTGAGACGGACAAACTTGATAGAGAGGCTGACGATGTATTAGCAGACCAACTTCGCAAACATTTATTGCGCACGAGATACCTtatcttcattgatgatatctggGACACTAGTGCATGGGATGACTTAAGGTTATGCTTCCCCAACGCTAACAACGGAAGTAGAATTATTCTGATGACTCGGCATTATGACGTTGCCTCTTATGCTAAACATGTTAGTGATCCCCTTGTTCTTCGGTTCCTGTCTAATGATGAGAGTTGGATGCTATTACAAATTAAGGTATTCAATAGAGAAAGTTTCCCCCTTGTCTTAACGGATGTTGGCAAAAGAATAGCACAAAAGTGTGGAGGTCTGCCTCTTTCAATTGTTCTGGTAGCAGGTATTCTTACAAGAATGGAGAAGAAAACACATTGTTGGGAGCAAGTGGCAACAAATTTAGGTACACACATTCAGGCTCAGGCGGAAGACACAATAAGTCCTAGTTATCAGATTTTACCACATCATTTGAAAACTTGCTTTCTCTACTTTGGAGTATTTTCAGAGGACCAAGAGATACAAGTCTCAAAATTGACATGGTTGTGGATATCTGAAGGTTTTGTAAAAACTCACACAGAGAAGCTTTTGGAGGATATAGCAAAAGATTACTTGGAGAATCTCGTTGAGAGAAACCTAGTGATGGTTGCTAAAAGGAGTTCTGATGGTAAGATCAAGGCACGTCGCAGTCATGACCTGTTGCTGGAATTTTGCAGGGAGAAAGCTAAATTGGAGAACTTCGTAGAAAGGATAAAAGG GGACAAAAGTATGGATTCTTCTCATATTTTCCCTCCACAGTACAAGACTCCACGCCGTATATCCCTTTATTCTCGATGCAATAGTGTTGGAAGTTGGTGTTTTTCTTACTCACATGTGAAATCTTTTCAATTCAGGGAGTCTAGAAAAATTGCATTCTCTTCAATAGACCATGCATCATACATTTTTAGAAGGTTCAAGTTTCTTAGGGTGTTAGATTTGGAATTCACAATTATTGATTCTTTCCCACAAGAGTTAACTTTTTTGAGGTATCTTGCTGCTCGCACTGCTGAACAATTCATATTGTTCCCTTCCAATCTTCTGAACCTTGAAACTTTGATACTTCAAGGGATTAGAGGACGAGTATCATTAC CAAATACAATTTGGACAATGGTCAAATTGCGACATCTGCACATATATGACCAAGCATTTTTCACTTTGGGCAATGGAAAAGAACTCTTGGAAAGCCCCTCGAAAATGTATGATTTGCAAACCCTTTCCTCAGCATGTTTTTCTTGTGTGGACAATGCGGATAAGATCTTGACAAAAACACCAAATCTTCAGAAACTGAGATGTGAAGTGTTGAAATTTGATGGCTCGTTCCCTGCGTTTAACAACCTTACCAAGGTTGAGATGCTCAAGATTTCTTCCGGTCCTACATTGACATGGATCAATCAGTTGAAGTTCCCATCTAACCTCAAGAAATTGACACTGTCCAATTTTCGCATACATCTTAATGCGGTCTCAACTCCTCCAAAACTTGAGGTACTCAAACTGCTAGGAGTTACCATTAGTTCCAATACAAGGGAAGTAAATGATGAGCAGCTCCTTCAACTCAAATTCTTGAAGCTAGAAAATCCTTCTTTTTCAGAATGGGATGTCTCAGATGATGCGTTTCCACGCCTTAAACACTTGGTATTGAAAAGATGTCGACATCTGAAGGCTGTCCCTTCTCGCTTTGGAGACATGCCGTCTCTAAAATCCATTGAGGTAAAGTCATGCCACGAATGGCTTGCCGAGTCAGCCATGGTCATCCAGAGAACACAAGTTGAAGAGATGGGATATTCTGATTTTCAGGTCTTAATCCACAAATAG